Within the Magnetospirillum sp. genome, the region CGTGACGGGCCGCACCGCCAAAGCCAGCAGCTGCGTTGCCGTCGCGCGCACTTTGCCGCGCGCGCGCGCATCGAGATAGCGGCCGGCCAGCAGGAAGAACAGCAATGTGAGCGCCGCATCGAAATACGCATACGGCCCGCCGCGCAGCGTTTCGGACAGGCTCATCGCCGCGGTCATCGTCACGCCCACCGCGATCGGCACGTCCATGTTGAGGCGCTTGGCGCTTAGAGCGCTCCAAGCCGAGCGGTAGAACGGCAGGCCCGCATAGAAGATGCACGGCAGACCGATCAAGGCCGAGACCCAATGCAGCAGATCCTTGGTCGCCGGGCCCATATCGACGCCGACCCACACGGCGACCGACAGCATCATCACGTTGCCGGCCCCGAAGCCCGCAACGCCGAGCGCTTTCAAAAGCCGCGTCTCTTCGATTTCGGCAAGCGTGCCGAGGCAACTCGGATCGTACGGTACGAGCCGGAAACCGAGGCGCGCCACGCGCCCAACAAGTTCGCCCGCCCGTGCGGCATCGCCGCGCCATTTGAGCACCATGCGGCCGGTCGAAAGATTGACGCGCGCATCCGCGACATCCGAATCGCGCGCATACACACTTTCGATGAGCCACGCGCAGGCTGCGCACTGCATCCCGTCGACCATCAGATGCAGCGTGGCCAAACCGTCCGGCGCCAGCTGCACGCGTTGCGCATAATCGAAGTCGGGCGTGGGCTCGGGCCGCAATTTGCGCGCCTCGGCGCCAAGCGTGCGGCGGCGATAGAATGCCTCGAGACCCAGACCCTGCACGGCCTCATACGCCGCTTCGCAGCCCGTGCAGCAGAAACGCGCATGCACTTCGACGACCGGGCTTGCGCAATGCAGGCAGGTCGCGGCCTTTGCAGCGATGCCGATCGAGCCGTCGAGAGGCGCCATGATGGCGTGCCGTTCTTTCAGCGCACGACGAAACGCTGCGCTTCGTGCGCGCGCGCTTCGCCGCGTGCGGCGGCAACGCGCACTTCCCATTGCCCAGGGGCAACGAGCTCGACCGGCGCGCGATAAACGCCAGGCGCAACCGCGCCGAACGCAAGCCGCGTATCGGCAATCCCACCCAAGGGGCGAACCAGCGTGCCGGTCAGCGCCAGATCGTCGAGGGCGGCACCGCTTGCATCGACGATGCGCACTTCGACGGCCTTGTCGACGTAGCGCAGCGCGAATTTCCAGCCGAGCCCGTGCGCCTTCTCTTCGGCCTGCAAAACTTGGTTGAATTTGCGGCCGCGCTCGGACGGGTTTTCGTAAGCCAAGCCCGGCCAGCTCGCGAGCGCGAAATAGACCAGCACCACATTGGCTGCCAACACGACCGCGAACATGGCCGGAAAGACGAGCCACAGATAGCGGTTGCGAAGATCGATTGCGGATTGCGTCAGCATGGTCTTGCTCCCTATTGCGGCGGGGCGATGAAAACGGTTTCGCGTTCGGCGCTGTCGCGACCGTCGGCGGCGCGCAGCTTGAATTCGATATGCGTCGATTCGTGCTTCGTGGCCGCACCTTCCGGCAAGGTCACGAACACGCGATAGCTCGCGACCTGGTCGGGCTTTGCCGACAGCACGAGCCTGTCGCCCGCACCGTCGCCACCCACCATCGAGAGCCTTGCTCCCGGCAGGTCTTCGAGGGTGAGCGTGTAATCGCGCGCATTGTGGGTCTTGTTCAGCACATGCACCGTGTAGGCGTTGCGTACGCTGCCGTCGACGAGGCGCACATACAGCGGATTGCGGTCGCGCTGGACCGTGAGCTCGACCGTGGTTCGCAGCACCACGCCAACGAGCATGATGCTGCCGACGATCACAAGTAGCAGCGTGTAGAGAACCGTGCGCGCGCGGATCAGGCGGTGGACGGGGGTGCCGCCTTCGGCGCGTGCGCGCTGATTGTCGAGTGTGTCGAAGCGGATGAGGCTGCGCGGCCGGCCGACCTTGTCCATGACCGCATTGCACGCATCGATGCACAGGCCGCAGCCGATGCACTCAAGCTGCTGGCCGTCGCGAATATCAATGCCGGTCGGGCATGTGGCGACACAGGCGTTGCAGTCCACACAGTCGCCGCGCCCGACGAACGGGTCCGACCCATCGGCCTTCTTGGCAAGCCGTCCGCGCGGTTCGCCGCGCCAATCTTCGTAGGTGACGACGTAGGAGCGGTCGTCGAGCATGGCACTTTGAAAGCGCGGCCATGGGCACATATAGGTGCAGACCTGCTCGCGCGCGAATCCCGCCAACACGTAAGTCGTGGTCGCGAATAGCCCGGCGAAGAAATATTCCGACGCCGAGGCGCGGCCCGTGAACAGCTCCGCAAGCAAGGTCGGTGCGTCGCCGAAGAACAGAATACAAGCCCCGCCGGTCGCCAGCGACAGCACGATCCAACTCGCATGTTTGGCCGTTCGCTTAGCGAATTTCCCGAGCGAAGCGGGCGCTGCATCAAGCCGAATGCGCGCGTTGCGGTCGCCCTCGATCCAGCGTTCGACCAGCATGAACAGATCGGTCCACACGGTCTGCGGGCAGGCATAACCGCACCAGATGCGCCCGAACAAGGCGGTCGCCAAAAACAGCCCGAACGCCGCCAGCACCAGGATGCCGGTGAGGAAATAGACTTCCTGCGGCCAGATTTCGAGGAAGAAGAAATAGGCGCGTCGGCCCGGCAGATCGATCAAGATCGCCTGGTCGGGGGCGAAGGGGCCGCGATCCCAGCGCAGCCACGGTGCGATGTAGTAGACAGCAAGGCAGGCGACAAGAACGGCCCATTTGATGTTGCGATAGAGGCCCTGGACGTTTTTGGGATGGACCTTGATGCGGCTCGCATAGAGCGGCATCGCCGCCTTCTGCGTCTTGATCGAAACCGCAGAATCGATCTCCGGCGTATGCGCCGGGCCCTCAACCACACCGCCGTCCATCTTGGTCACGTGCCTGGCACCGCGGTCGGTCTCATTTGCCGCCGCCCAACGCATGCACATAGACCGTCAGCATCTTGATGCGCGCGGCATCGAGCCGCTCGGACCAACCCGGCATGGCGCCCGCGCGCGAATTCGTGATCGTCTCCACGAGCGTTGCCTTGTCGCCGCCATAGAGCCAGATATTGGCGGCAAGGCTCGGCGCCCCCATTTCGGGATTGCCGACCCCGCCTTGCAGATGGCAGGCCTCGCAATTCTCGCTGAAGACCACGGCCCCGCGCTCGACGGCGACGGCGTTGCGCGAGCGGCGCGACAGCGACAGCACATATTCGGCGACGTCGTCGATCTGCTTTGCGTCGAGGATCTTGTCGGCACCAAAACGCGGCATCTGCGAGATGCGCGAATCGGGGTTCGAATTGCGAATGCCGTTCTGGATCGTGGTGTGGATGTCGTCGAGCGTACCGCCCCAGATCCAATTGTCGTCGACGAGATTGGGGAAGCCCTTGCTGCCCGCAGCCCCTGCCCCGTGGCACGGCGCGCAATTCACGGCGAACACCGAACGGCCGCCGGCGATCGCGAAATTGCGCAGGTCGGTCGATTTGGCGATGTCTTCAAGGCTTGCCGCCCCGATGCGATTCACGAACGGCGCTTGAGCCGCAGCCGCTTGCGCAAGACTTTCGGAAATCTCGCCGCGCATCGTCCAGCCCAGCACGCCGGTCGTGTGGCCCGAGAGGCCGGGCCACGCCGGATAGAGCACGAAATACCCGAGCGCCCACAGGATCGTGGCATAGAAGGTGTAGAGCCACCATTTGGGTAGCGGCGTGTTGAGTTCTTTGATTCCGTCCCATTCGTGACCGGTGGTATCGGTCCCGGTGACGGCGTCTTTTTCGATCTTGGTCGGCATCTGCAGGGTTCCTTCAGATACGGTCGTCGCGCAGCGGGATCTGGGCTTGGTGGTCCATGCGCGATTTGTGTTTGGGCCAATAGACCCAGGCGAGCATCGCCACGAAGAAGAGGAAGAACCACACGGTCGAAACCGTGCCGAGAATCGCCATGAGTTGGGCTTGGTCCATCGGTCGGTCGCCTTTCTACTGGCGCAGCTGTTCGGGTTTGACGTTGCGGAAATCGACGAGCGTGCCGAGCATCTGCAGATAGGCCACAAGCGCGTCCATTTCCGTGACTTGGCCCGCAGGCCCCGCGAAATCCGACACGACGGCCTTGGGATAGCGTTTCAGGAGGGCGCTCGTGTCGGCGTCGGGGTTCTTCTGCGCTTCGAGATCAGCCTTGGCGTTGGCCACCATCTCGTCGGAATAGGGCACGCCGATGATCTTGAGCGTGCGCAGATGCTCGCCGATGTCCGCATAGGCGAGCGGACGCGTCGCCATGAAGGCGTAGGTCGGCATGATCGACTCAGGGACGACGGCGCGCGGATTGATCAGATGTGCCACATGCCACGCGTCCGAATACTTGCCGCCGACGCGCGCAAGATCGGGGCCGTTGCGCTTGGAGCCCCATTGAAACGGATGGTCGTACATCGACTCGGCCGCGAGGCTGTAGTGGCCGTAGCGCTCGATCTCGTCGCGGAACGGACGCACCTGCTGGCTGTGGCACACATAGCAGCCTTCGCGCACATAGATGTTGCGCCCGGCAAGCTCGAGCGGCGAATAGGGGCGCACCCCTTCCACCCGCTCGATCGTCTGTTCGATCGTGAAGAGCGGCACGATCTGCACAAGGCCGCCGATCGCCACCGTAATCAGCGTGGCGACGGCGAGCAGGACGACGTTCTTTTCGAGTATTGCGTGACTGAAGGCCATTTCCGGCTCCCCGATTCTAGGCGGTTGCGACGGCGGCACGGACCGGTGCGACCGACGTGACCGTTTTCCAAAGGTTGTAGGCCATGATGAGGGCGCCTACGAGGTAGAGCAGCCCGCCGAGCAGCCGGATCACGTAGAACGGATGCATGGCGGCGACCGATTCGGAGAACGAGTACTGCAGGAACCCGTATTCGTCGTAAGCGCGCCACATAAGGCCCTGCATGATCCCCGACACCCACATCGAGGTGATGTAGAAGACGATGCCGAGTGTCGCGATCCAGAAATGCCAGTTGGCAAGGCGCTGCGAATAGAGACCGGCACGGCCCCACAATTGCGGCACGAGCCAATAGAGCATGCCGAAGGTGATGAAGCCGACCCAGCCCATGGCGCCCGAATGCACGTGGCCCACGGTCCAGTCGGTGTAGTGCGACAGCGCGTTGACGGCCTTGATCGACATCATCGGCCCCTCGAAGGTCGACATGCCGTAGAAGGCGAGTGCCGTCACCGAGAAGCGCAAGGAGGGGTCGGTGCGCAGCTTGTCCCAAGCGCCGGACAGCGTCATGAGGCCGTTGATCATGCCGCCCCAGGACGGCATCCACAGCATGATCGAGAAGGTCATGCCGAGTGTTTGCGCCCAGTCGGGCAGCGAGGTGTAGTGCAGATGGTGCGGACCCGCCCAGATATAGAGGAAGATCAGCGACCAGAAATGCACGATCGACAGCCGGTACGAATAGACCGGGCGGTTCGCTGCTTTCGGGATGAAATAGTACATCATGCCGAGAAACGCGGCCGTCAGGAAAAAGCCGACGGCGTTGTGGCCGTACCACCATTGGATCATCGCATCCTGCACGCCGCCGGGCACGGTGTAGCTCTTCCAGCCCAGGAACGAGACCGGCACTTGGACGTTGTTGCCGATATGCAGCATCGCCACGGTGACGATGAAAGCGAGGATAAACCAGTTGGCGACGTAGATGTGCGGCTCGCGGCGCAGCATCAGCGTGCCCGCGAACACGACGAGATAAAGCACCCACACGAGCGTGAGCCACAAATCCACGTACCATTCGGGCTCGGCATATTCCTTGCCCGAGGTGATGCCGAGCACGTAGCCCGAAGCTGCCAGCAGAATGAAGATCTGGTAGCCCCAGAACACGCACCAAGCGCCGAGCGAGCCCAGGAACAGCGGCGTGCGGCAAGTGCGCTGCACGATGTAGAACGAGGCGGCAATCATTGCGTTGCCGCCGAACGCGAAGACGACTGCCGAGGTGTGCACAGGCCGCAAGCGCCCGAAGCTCGTCCATTCGAGGCCGAGATTCATCGCTGGGAAGGCGAGCTGCGAGGCGATGACGTTGCCCATCAGGAAGCCGACGATGCCCCAGAACACGGTCGCGATCATGCCGGCCCGGATCACGTCGTCGTGGTAGGCGGGGGCGGCCGTATCGTGCGCCGAAACCGCATTTGCGTTGATGCCGCCCATGGCGACGCTGGCCGATGCCATTGTGATCTTCCCCCGTTTGGAACCAATTGCCGCACAATCGGCGACGCATATGCTGTCGACATTGCCGCCCGCGTCGCCCGCCTGCATTGACCTGCATCAAGGCGCCGCCGGAAAATTGCTTCAAACTCCCTGAAACGGCGGAGGAAATCGCAATGCAGCCCGTAATCCCGATTATCGCGGGACCCATCCCACGCATCCGTGCAGTCGCCCTCGATCGGCCGTGGATCTGGATCGCGCAAGGCTGGAGCGATCTGGCGGCCGCCCCGCGCGTCAGCGTCGCCTATGGCGGCACGTTCGTGCTCGCGGGTGCGGCCATCGCACTGCTGCTGTTTCTCGTCGAGTCGATCTATCTGCTGCTGCCCTTGGCCGCCGGATTCATGCTGCTCGCCCCGCTGCTGGCGGTCGGGCTCTACGAGACGAGTCGACGCATCGAACAAGGCCAAGCCCCCGATCTAGGCGCTGCCCTCGGCGCATTCCGCACCAATTTCGAGCAAGTCGCCTATATGGGGCTTGTACTCATGCTGCTCAATCTGTTCTGGACACGCATGGCGACGCTGATCTTCGCGATCTTTTTCGGCAGCCCGCGCGGCAATCTGCAGGATCTCGTCGATCTCACGCTGTTCTCGTCCGCGTCGCTGCCGTTCTTGCTCGTCGGCGGCTTCGTTGGTTTCGTGCTCGCGACCATCACGTTTGCGATTTCGGTCGTGTCGATCCCGATGCTGCTCGACCGGCCCGGCACGCCGATTTGGGTTGCGATCGGTACGTCGATCGAAGCGGTGCGCGCCAACCCGAAACCGATGGCGCTATGGGCCGCGTTGATCTGCGCCTTTACGGGCTTCGGCATGATCCCGGCGTTTCTGGGCCTTGCCGTGACGATGCCGCTGATCGGCTATGCGAGCTGGCATTGCTACAAAGACGTGGTCGTGCAGGGCGACGCGTGATCAACCAAGTGCGCGAAAGCCAAGCCAGAACAGCACGCCCGCATTGAACAGCAGCAGAGCCGGTGCAAGGCGGCCCATAGCCGTACGTATGCGCTTGGCGGCCATGGCACCGGCAAAGCCGACCGCCAGCAAAGCGGGCGCGGTACCAATAACGAACCCCGCCATCGCCAGGGCCCCGCCCGCCGCTGAGCCTGCCCCTGCCGCTGCGGCCAAAGCCCCGTAGAGGAAGCCGCACGGCAGAAAACCGAGTGCCACGCCCAGCGCATAGCCGCGCAGACCCGTGGGCGCTTCCAACAAGCTGCGCACTGAACTGGTCAACCAAAAGCCACCGAGTGTGGCACCCGAACGGCCAAAGGCCTGCAGTGCGAACAACACGCCGCCGAGCCCCAACGCGGCCGCGAACGCATAACGGGCACCCGGCAGATCGGCGATTGCCCCGCCGAGGGCGCCCAGAGCGGCACCGAGCAGAATGTAGCTGGTGGCACGCCCAAGATGATAAGGCAGCAACACGGCACCCTGCAGCCGCTGCAAGGGTGCGGCTTCCAGGCGCGCCAAGGTCTGCGCCATCACGAACGGCCCGCACATCGACGCACAATGCAGGAAGCTGCCCGCGAACCCTGCGAGTGCCAAAGCCGCTGCAATGCCACCTGCGTCCAGCCCGCCGACCAGGGCAAGGTCTGTCGGGTGGTCGCGCATCGGGTTTAGTCGGCGGCTTTGCGCGCGGTTTGCGCCGCGTCGCGATAGCAGGCGAGCGCTTGGGGGACGGCCGCATTGGTCGCGATCTTCGCGCCATTGGCGAGCAGCACCGACTCGAGGGCCGCGAGCGTGGTCAGCACGCAATCCTTGCGCGCATTGTAGCCCATCGTGCCGATGCGCCAGATCTTGCCGTGCAGCGGCCCGAAGCTGGTGCCGATCTCGATGCCGAAATCCTCGAGCATCGACCGGCGCACGGCCTCGCCCGCCACGCCCTCGGGGATGTAGACGCCGACGACATTGGCCATCTTGTGGCGCTGGTCGCCGAAGAGTTTGAGGCCCATAGCCGCAAGCCCCTGCGCCATTGCATCGCCCGCAACGCGGTGGCGCGCAAAGGCCGCTTCGAGCCCTTCTTCGACCAGGATCTTGGCGCATTCGCGCGCCCCGTAAAGCATCGAGGTCGCTTCCGTATGGTGGTTGAGGCGCTTTTCGCCCCAATAATCCATGATCATCGCAAGATCGAAATAGTTGGACGCAATGCGCCGCCCCGGCCCGGCCACGTCGGCGGCCGTCGCAATGCCTTGTTCGACATGGCGCCGGCGCATGATCGCTTCTTCGGCACGCGGGCCGATCGTGATCGGCGCCGAGCCGGACGGCCCGGCGAGGCACTTCTGCAGGCCCGAGGAGACGAGATCGAGCTGCCATTCGTCGGCGCGCAGATCGTTGCCGCCGAGCGACGCGGTCGTGTCGGTGTAGAGCAACGCGTCGTAAGCACGCGCGAGTTTGCCGAGCTCGTTCAAAGGCTGCAGCATCGTGGTCGAGGTGTCGCCCTGGCACACGGCGAGCAGTTTCGGGCGATGCTGCTTCAGGGCCGCTTCGATCTGTTCTGGCGTAAAGACCGTGCCCCATTCGGCCTGGATTTCGACGACTTCGGCGCCGCAGCGGCGCGCGATTTCGGCCTTCAAATGGCCGAAACGGCCGAAGACGGGGACCAGCACCTTGTCGCCGGGTTCGATCAGCGAAACCATCGCGGCCTCGATACCGCCGCGTGCGGTGGCGTCGATCAGCAGCGACCATTTGTTCTGGGTGCGGAAGACCTGGCGATAGAGCGCCATCGTCTCGGCCATCAGGGCGGTCATCGACGGGTCGAACTGCCCGACCAAGGGCGTTGCCATGGCGCGCAGCACGCGCGGATCGGCATTGATGGGCCCGGGCCCCATCAGCAGGCGGGCGGGCGGGTTCAGATCGGCAAAAACGGTCATGGGGGCAGCCGGAATGCTGGAGGAGAACGGGAATTCCGCCCGGTTTTCCCGCGAAATCGCGCCAAGCGCAAGGGCCCGCGGCTTTTGCCACGAAGCCCCGACGCATGCTATCCAACCCGACCGTCAAAACAGGACAAAAAGACCGATGCTCGACCGCAATTTCGTCCTCGCCAACCTCGCCGATATCGCTGCCAATTGCCGCAATCGCGGCGTCGACATCGATCTCGACCGTTTCGCGCAAATCGAGGCTGCGCGCAAAAAGGCCGACCAGGCCCTGCAGGACGCCCAACGCGAAGCCAATTCGCTGGCGTCCGCCAAAGACCTGTCGGTCGACCAGAAGCGCGAACAGGGCCGCAGCTTGCGCGAAAAGCGCGAGGCGCTGAAGGCCGAACTCGACGCGGCACAAGCCGAGGCCGATGCGCTGCTGCTGCGCATCCCGAACATGACGCACCCGGCCTCGCCGGTGGGGCGCGACGACAAGGACAATAAAGAGATCGACCGCAACGCGGTTGCGCATCCGAAATTCGATTTCGCGCCGCGCGATCACGTCGCCCTCGGCGACCTGCTCGGCATCATCGACACCGAGGGCGGCAGCAAGGTCGCCGGTCCCGGCTTCTATTTCCTCAAAGGCGACGGGGCGCGCCTCGAACTCGCCTTGCAGAATTTCGCGGTCGAGTTTCTGGCCAAGCGCGGCTACGTGCCGCACATCACGCCCGACATGGCGCGCGACACGATCCTGCAGGGCACTGGCTTCGTGCCGCGCGGGGCCGAGACCAATACCTACCGCATCGAAGACCAAGACATGTCTTTGATCGCGACGGCCGAGATCACATTGTGCGGCCTCTATCAGGACACGATCCTCGACGAGGCCGAATTGCCGATCCGCATTGCGGGCGTGTCGCACTGTTTCCGAACCGAGCGCGCGGCGGGGCGTGCCACGCGCGGCCTCTATCGCGTGCACCAATTCACGAAGGTCGAGATGGTGGTGATCGCGACCCCTGAACAGTCCGACGCGATCCACGCCGAATTGCTCGCCAACGAGCGCGCGATTTTCGACGCGCTCGAACTGCCCTATCGCGTGCTCGACATCTGCACGGGCGATCTGGGCGGTGCGGCCTATCGCAAATACGATCTCGAGGCTTGGATGCCGGGGCGCGGGGACGGCGGCGAATTCGGCGAGGTCACGAGTACGTCGAACTGCACCGACTACCAGGCGCGGCGCCTCAATATCCGCTACCGCAAGGGGCCAAAGGAAAAGCCGCTCTACGCGCACACCCTGAACGGCACGGGTATTGCGCTCGGCCGCGCCATGATCGCGATCCTCGAGAACAACCAGGAAGCCGACGGCAGCGTGCGCCTGCCCGCACCCTTGCAGGCTTTCATGGGCCAGACGCATATCCGCCCGCGTGCGGCCAAGGCATGAAACGCTTGCGCGACTTCGTTGTGGCCGCCACGCGGGTGATGGGCCCGGACGGCCTCGACGAAGCAGACGCGCACGCCAAACTCGGACCGCTGTTGCGCACGCTGATCGCAAGCGACGATTGGTTGCCGCCTGCGTTTGCCGAGCCAGATCCGGTGCATTACCGCCAGTACCTGCTGCATTGCGACCCTCTCGAGCGTTTCAGCGTGGCGAGTTTCGTGTGGGGGCCGGGCCAGAAAACGCCGATTCACGACCACACGGTCTGGGGCCTCATCGGCATTCTGCGCGGCGCCGAACAGTGCCGATTTTTCGCGCGCAAAGCCGACGGTAAGCTTGAAGCGGCGGGCGAAGAGCGGCTCGAACAAGGCCAGCTCAGCACGCTTGGGCCACAGAGCGGCGATATCCACGAAGTGGCGAATGCCTATGCCGACCGCGTGTCGGTCGCAATCCATGTCTATGGCGCCAATATCGGGGCGGTCGCGCGCCATGTATTCGATCCGGCGACGGGGGCCATAAAAAATTTCGTGTCCGGCTACGCCGCCGCGATCCAGCCAAATCTATGGGACCGTTCGGCCGATATCCGCGCGTCGCTTTCGTGAAGACAGGCCCCGCTTTGGTCGGCGTGCTGATGTGCACGATGGCAAGTGCGGCCACGCTGCGCGCGGTCGACCCGCTGTTGCCCGATCTTGCCGAGCGTTTCGGCACGCTGCCAGGTGCGGTCGGCATTGTGATCACGGCCTATTCGATCGCCTATGGCGGCGTGCAGTTCGTCTCGGGGCGCATTGGCGACCTTTGGGGAAAGCCGCAGACGATCGCGGCGGCGGCACTCGCGGCAGCCTTGGCGACGGGGGCGTGCGCGCTTGCCACCTCGCTCGACATGCTGATCGTGCTGCGTGCGATTGCAGGGGCATGTGCGGGCGGCATCATCCCTCTCGGCATTGCCTATATCGGCGACAGTGTCGCCTACGAGCAGCGCCAGCGCGCTTTGATCCGCCTCTCGTCGATGCAGATTCTCGGCACGATGGCGGGCCAAGTCGGCGGCGGCGTGGTCGGTGCGGCCCTCGGCTGGCAGGGCGTGTTTTTGGTTTTGGCGGCGGCGTTCGGCTTGGGTGCCGTTGTGCTGGCCTCGATCCTGCGCAACGCCCCCGCAAGGGCGCCAAGTGCGGCAAGCGCCAATCCGGGCTATGGCTGGGTTGCAAACCCGCGCGCGCGCATGGTGCTGGCGACGGTCGCGTTGGAGGGATTTTTCTTCTATGGCAGCTTGGCCTTCGTTGCGGCCGATCTGCAGACGCGCTTTGCGCTCGATCTTGCGACGGCGGGGCTCGTGCTTCTCACCTTCGGCGCGGGCGGCCTTGTGTTTGCCTTCACATTCGCGCGCCTCTTCGGGGCCGCACCTGCGGGTCGCGTGCCTTTGCTGGGTGCTTGCGCGTTGGCTGTCGCTTTTGCGGGACTTGCCGCGATTCCGGACGCGTTCTATGCGGGGCCGCTGCTGGCCATGATGGGCTGGGGTTTCTTTGCGATGCATTCCTCGCTGCAGACGGAGGC harbors:
- a CDS encoding cysteine dioxygenase produces the protein MKRLRDFVVAATRVMGPDGLDEADAHAKLGPLLRTLIASDDWLPPAFAEPDPVHYRQYLLHCDPLERFSVASFVWGPGQKTPIHDHTVWGLIGILRGAEQCRFFARKADGKLEAAGEERLEQGQLSTLGPQSGDIHEVANAYADRVSVAIHVYGANIGAVARHVFDPATGAIKNFVSGYAAAIQPNLWDRSADIRASLS
- a CDS encoding MFS transporter, which produces MKTGPALVGVLMCTMASAATLRAVDPLLPDLAERFGTLPGAVGIVITAYSIAYGGVQFVSGRIGDLWGKPQTIAAAALAAALATGACALATSLDMLIVLRAIAGACAGGIIPLGIAYIGDSVAYEQRQRALIRLSSMQILGTMAGQVGGGVVGAALGWQGVFLVLAAAFGLGAVVLASILRNAPARAPSAASANPGYGWVANPRARMVLATVALEGFFFYGSLAFVAADLQTRFALDLATAGLVLLTFGAGGLVFAFTFARLFGAAPAGRVPLLGACALAVAFAGLAAIPDAFYAGPLLAMMGWGFFAMHSSLQTEATQMLPHARGHAVATFAAVFFAGQAVGVAAGGAAFDRFGAEPLFLASAAILLAIGVRFARALARGYAK